TCGGCGCCGGCGATCTCCATCGGCTGCCACCACTGGGTCTCGGGATGATCTGCCACGCGCTGACGCAGCTGCGCCGAGAGCAGGTCCTCGGAGAGCCGCCCGATGAAGAATCCTGTGGGCGCGACCGGAGACGGCGAGTCATCGATGCGGAACACAGCGATCATGTCCGAGGACGACACGCTCGTCAGCTGCGCGCGCACGTCGCTCATGAGCGCTTGCAGAGCGGTGCGGTCGCCGCGGGACTCGGCCGAGGACAGCGTCGACTGGGCCACCGCCACCGCGCGCTGCGCATCGGCGAGAACGTCGTCCTTGCGCGACTCCCAGAGATTGTTCTGGATCGCCAGGGCCATCGCGACGAACGTCACGAGGATCGCGAAGGAGGTCAGTGCGAGCGTCGTCAGCAGGGTGCGGAACGGAAGCGAGCTCGTCCACAGACCCGAGAAGGTGTCCGGCCAGCTGCGCCAATCCCGCCATCGCGCTTTCCGGGCGATGGTGACCCCGTTGGTCGGCACGGTGTTCTCCTAGCTCGCACTCCCGGCGCGATACCCGACACCACGGACGGTCATCACGATCTTCGGGTTGTCCGGGTCGAGCTCGACCTTGGCGCGCAGACGCTGCACGTGCACGTTGACCAGTCGCGTGTCTGCCTTGTAGTGGTAGCCCCACACCTGCTCGAGCAGCATCTCGCGTGAGAAGACCTGCTGCGGCTTCGAGGCCAGCGCCACGAGCAGCTGGAACTCGAGAGGCGTCAACGCGATCGCCTCGGAGCCACGTCGCACCTCGTGCGCGTCGACATCGATCGTGAGATCGCCGATACGCAGCACCTCGGTCGTGGACTGCGGAGTCGGACGGAGTCGCGTGCGGATGCGGGCGACGAGCTCCTTCGGGTTGAACGGCTTGACGATGTAGTCGTCGGCCCCCACCTCCAGACCGCGAACGACATCGGAGGTGTCGCTGCGCGCCGTGAGCATGATGATCGGCACCCCGGACTCCGCACGGATGCGCGAGCAGATCTCGATGCCGTCCATGCCGGGAAGCATCACGTCGAGCAGCACGAGATCCGGACGCTGAGCACGCCATTCGTCGACGGCGAGGGCGCCATCCGCGCAGAACACGGGGTCGAAGCCCTCCGTGCGCAGCACGATGCCGATCATCTCGGCCAACGCCGTATCGTCGTCGACCACGAGGATGCGTGAGGTCATTGTGCGGAGCCCATCTTTCTCGCTTTGCGCGCGGGCGCACCAGTACCACGCCCCGCGGTATTCCCCAGCGTACTTCACACCCGCCGTCCCGTCGCGGAGAGACATTCCTGCGCCTGTCGGTTGGTACTTCCCTGCCAGCAGGGGCGATATGACACGATGGACGGACGCGACCCGCTAAGGAGCACTGTGAGCGGACAGACCTGGACACCGGCACCACGACCGGGGCTCATCCCCCTGCATCCGATGACCTTCGGCACAGTCATCGGACGCTCGTTCGCGGCACTCCGCCACAACCCCAAGGTGCTGTTCGGATTCGCGATCGTGATGCAGCTCGTGGTGCTGCTGGCGAGCACGGCGATCATGACGGTCGTCGTGTTTTCGAGCGTCGGCCGCCTCGAGACAGTCCGGCCCGGGTCTCCACAGTTCGAGAGCATCCTGGCAGGATCCGTCGGTCTCGGAGTCCTGGCCGGAATCGGGATCAGCCTCGGTTCGATCGCCTTCACCGCACTCGTGCAGGGCATTGTCGCCGCGGACATCGCCAGCGCGGCCGTCGGTGACAAGCCCACGATGAAGGAGCTCTGGCGGCGGGTGCGTCCCGTGTTCTGGCGTCTGATGGGCTTCGCCTTTCTCAGCATGGCGGCGATGCTCGTCATCATGATCGTGTTCGCGTTCGTCGCGTTCGGTGGTCTGCTCACCCTCGGCGGGCAGAACGCGGAGGCGGCGATCGGCCTGATGGTGCTCATCTTCTTCCTCGCCGTGATCGCGCTGGTGCCGCTGATCGTCTGGCTCAACACGAAGCTGCTGCTCGTGCCATCCGCGCTTGTCATGGAGGGCGCGACGCTGCGACAGGCGCTCGTGCGTTCGTGGCGCCTCACTCGCCGCCGTTTCTGGTTCACGTTCGGCGTCGCGTTCGTCATCGGCCTGATCATGGGCATCGCCGCGCAGGTGGTGAGTGTGCCGACGGGAATGATCTCCACGCTCTTCATCGGTGTCATCAGCCCGACCGGCGACCTGGATGCCAGCCAGATGACGGCGTTCGCACTGTCGATCCTGCTCCCGCAGGTCCTCATCCTCGTCATCCAGGCGATCTCCGCGGTCGTGCAGACCACCGGCGCCGCTCTCGTCTACATCGACGCGCGGATGCGGTACGAGGGCCTCGACCAGACGCTCCTCTCGTACGTCGAGCGTCGTCAGGCCGGCACCCCCGCAGATGCCCTTCCCGCCCCGTTCGCGCTCGACCCCGCGCGCGCTGTCGGCCGCATCGCTCCCGAGCCGCGACCGGCTGTCGTGCCGCCCGTCGGATACGGCGCGCCCGTCTATGCAGCACCAGCGCCCGGGGCGCAACCGCCGTACGGTGCTCCCCCGCAGTACGGGGCGCCGCAGCAGTACGCCACACCACAGGGCTACGGCACGCCACAGGGGTATGCGGCTCCGCCGGCGCCCGTGCCGTCGCACGCCGCACCGCCCCCGCCGCCTGCTGGCCCTGCCGTTCCTCCGCCTCCGGCGCCACAGCCTCCGGCGACCCCTGTGCCGCCGACCGACAGCCCGTGGGCAGCGCCCGGTGACAGTCCCTGGGCGGCGCCCGGTGGCGATCGAGGATGATGCAGCGACTCGACGCACCTCTCATTCCGGACGGCGACGAAGCGCGGGAGTGGGCAGAGAACGAACTCGCCAAGCCGCAGTACGCCGAGGCTCGTCCGACCTTCTTCGATGAGATGTCGCGAGCGATCGCACAGTTCTTCGCGGATCTCTTCTCCGGCGACGGAGGAAACGCGCTGGGTCCGCTCGCGGCGATCATGGTCGCTGCACTCGTCGTCATCGGCCTGATCGTGGCGCTGATCGTCTGGGGCCGCCCGCGTCGCAGCTTCGCGCGCGCCGGCGAGACCGCAGATCTCCTCGGCAGCACCGACACCCGCACCGCCGCCCAGCTGCGCACGGAGGCGGAACGCCAGGCACGCGGCGGTGACTGGGATGCGGCCATCGTGCTGCGCTACCGGGCGATCGCTCGCGGCCTCGTCGAACGTGACCTGCTCACCCCGGCGCCCGGGGCCACCGCGCAGACTCTCGCGCGCGAAGCATCCGCCGTCTTTCCGGTCGAGCACGCCGCCCTGCAGTCCGCTGCCGCGTCCTTCGACGATGTGCGTTACCTGCGTCACCCCGGAACGGCCGACCGCTACCGCGCGATCGCGGACACCGACGAGCGCCTGCGCGCCACACGGCCCGAGTTGGTGCACACGTGACCCTGACCGATCCTCCCGCGCTCGCGAGCACCGCGACGAGACAGCCAGGACGCCTGCGCCGCGCTGCAGGCTGGGTGGTCATCGCCGTGCTCGTCCTCGGGGTGTCCCTGGTCGGACTCCAGCTCGCGGTGCAAGCGCCGCAGCGAGACGGGTTCGACCCGGAGGGACGCGGGTACAACGGCACGCTCGCACTTGCGGAGCTCATGCGCCAGCAGGGCATCACGGTGACGATCGAACGGGATCGCTTCGCCGCCGCGCGCGCCCTCGACGATCAGAGCACTCTCGTCCTGGCGGATCCGCCCGCTCTGTCCGATGGTGCCGTCGAAGCACTGCTCGAGGAGGCGACCTCGGTCGTGGTGCTGACCGGCAGCTCGCGGATGCTGCGCCTGCTGGACCTCGGATCGGATGCGGATGCCTCCGGCACCCGGCCCCAGAGCCCCTCCTGCCGTCTGCCGGAACTGGACCGGGTCGGTGATGTCGCGCCGGGCCGGCTCTTCACCCCGAATCCGGGTGTCACCGCATGCTTCACCGAGGGCGAAGGCGCAGGCCTTCTCGTCTCGGAGGCCGACGACCGGCGTCGCGCGATCATCGACGGCTCACGCTTGTTCACGAACGAGCACCTCGCGACCGACGGCAACGCTGCTCTCGGCCTCGCGCTGCTCGGACAGCAACCGCATGTCGTCTGGTACGTCCCTTCCTACACCGATACCGATCTCGCCGACACCGCCGACGTCGACACGCTCGGCTCGCTCACCCCACAATGGGTGACCCCTGCGATCCTGCTTCTGCTGCTGGCAGGAGTCGCCGCAGGGATCTGGCGTGGGCGCCGATTCGGCCCGCTCGTCGTGGAATCGCTGCCGGTCATGGTGCGCGCCTCCGAGACGATGCTGGGCCGTGCGCGCCTCACGGCGAAGGCGGCCGATGCCCGGCATGCCGCCGAAGCCGTGCGCGACGGCACGCTGCGCCGCCTCGCCACACGGACGGGACTGTCCCCGCAGACGCCGGTCGACGCGATCGCGGATGCCGTCGCAGACCGCCTCGGTGTCGCACGAGGCAGCATCCGCGACATCCTCACCTCTCCCCTGCCCACGACAGACGCTGCTCTCGTCCCCTTTGCTCGTCACCTCTCCGCCCTTGAGGCTGCTGTCGATGACGCGGTCCGCACCGAAAGGAACACCCCGTGACCGAATCGCTCGATCCCGGAACCGCCGCTCCCGCGGAGTCGGCCCCGCTCCCCGACGCCGACCTCGCGCTGCGCGCCGCGATGCACCGCGTACGCACCGAGGTCGAGAAGGCCGTCGTGGGTCAGTCCGGCACCGTGACGGGTCTGCTCGTGTCGATGCTGGCGCGCGGCCACGTGCTGCTCGAGGGCGTGCCCG
The DNA window shown above is from Microbacterium keratanolyticum and carries:
- the mtrA gene encoding MtrAB system response regulator MtrA, with the translated sequence MTSRILVVDDDTALAEMIGIVLRTEGFDPVFCADGALAVDEWRAQRPDLVLLDVMLPGMDGIEICSRIRAESGVPIIMLTARSDTSDVVRGLEVGADDYIVKPFNPKELVARIRTRLRPTPQSTTEVLRIGDLTIDVDAHEVRRGSEAIALTPLEFQLLVALASKPQQVFSREMLLEQVWGYHYKADTRLVNVHVQRLRAKVELDPDNPKIVMTVRGVGYRAGSAS
- a CDS encoding DUF4129 domain-containing protein, which translates into the protein MQRLDAPLIPDGDEAREWAENELAKPQYAEARPTFFDEMSRAIAQFFADLFSGDGGNALGPLAAIMVAALVVIGLIVALIVWGRPRRSFARAGETADLLGSTDTRTAAQLRTEAERQARGGDWDAAIVLRYRAIARGLVERDLLTPAPGATAQTLAREASAVFPVEHAALQSAAASFDDVRYLRHPGTADRYRAIADTDERLRATRPELVHT
- a CDS encoding DUF4350 domain-containing protein: MTLTDPPALASTATRQPGRLRRAAGWVVIAVLVLGVSLVGLQLAVQAPQRDGFDPEGRGYNGTLALAELMRQQGITVTIERDRFAAARALDDQSTLVLADPPALSDGAVEALLEEATSVVVLTGSSRMLRLLDLGSDADASGTRPQSPSCRLPELDRVGDVAPGRLFTPNPGVTACFTEGEGAGLLVSEADDRRRAIIDGSRLFTNEHLATDGNAALGLALLGQQPHVVWYVPSYTDTDLADTADVDTLGSLTPQWVTPAILLLLLAGVAAGIWRGRRFGPLVVESLPVMVRASETMLGRARLTAKAADARHAAEAVRDGTLRRLATRTGLSPQTPVDAIADAVADRLGVARGSIRDILTSPLPTTDAALVPFARHLSALEAAVDDAVRTERNTP